The Natranaerobius trueperi genome includes a region encoding these proteins:
- a CDS encoding TIR domain-containing protein, with the protein MARRVFYSFHYKPDNWRAAQVRNMGVIEGNKPVSDNQWEQIKKSGDQAIEDWIDEQLYGKSCTVVLIGEKTAGRKWIKREIKKSWEKGKGLFGIYIHNLKDYKGDQSKKGKNPFEDFNVEFEDKTVKLSSLVKAYDPPYKNSKNVYDYIYNNLQDWVEEAIETRNNY; encoded by the coding sequence ATGGCACGGAGAGTGTTTTACAGTTTTCATTACAAACCTGATAATTGGCGAGCTGCACAGGTGAGAAATATGGGTGTTATTGAGGGAAATAAACCAGTTTCAGACAACCAATGGGAACAAATTAAGAAAAGCGGAGATCAGGCCATTGAAGATTGGATTGATGAACAACTGTATGGAAAATCATGTACTGTAGTTCTAATTGGAGAAAAAACTGCTGGTAGAAAATGGATTAAACGTGAAATCAAGAAATCATGGGAAAAGGGAAAAGGTCTATTTGGAATTTATATCCACAACCTAAAGGATTATAAAGGTGATCAATCAAAAAAAGGTAAAAATCCTTTTGAGGACTTTAATGTTGAATTTGAAGATAAAACAGTTAAGCTATCGAGCTTAGTAAAGGCTTACGATCCTCCTTATAAGAATAGCAAAAATGTTTACGACTATATTTATAATAACTTACAAGATTGGGTTG
- a CDS encoding tyrosine-type recombinase/integrase codes for MQVQSNQDVIDRFLFDNQNKLSELTVKAYKTMFNQFFSFISKRFDEVKPNDIRAWLSHLDSLERGTSTKRNKLSYLKNFYNYCYEEGLIERDPAKNILKPKKKPPLPQYLKIDQLEKLRQAPKNKFQKAMIETFYDTGVRASEFLNIKLLDINWANREILITNGKGKRQRVVLFTEYCKELLKDYLNDREDHSPYLFINTLGEPLGYHILTYNFLEFTEFCSFKVTPLILRHTFASHLLLKGMPIRAIQSLLGHEKIENTEVYTRLL; via the coding sequence TTGCAAGTTCAAAGCAATCAAGATGTAATAGATAGATTTCTCTTTGATAACCAAAACAAACTAAGTGAGCTGACAGTCAAAGCATATAAGACAATGTTCAATCAATTTTTTTCATTTATCTCAAAAAGATTTGATGAAGTAAAACCGAATGATATAAGAGCCTGGCTTTCTCACCTTGATAGCCTAGAAAGGGGAACATCAACTAAAAGGAATAAACTATCATATCTAAAAAATTTTTATAATTACTGCTACGAAGAAGGGTTGATAGAAAGAGATCCAGCTAAAAATATATTAAAACCTAAGAAAAAACCACCTCTTCCTCAATATCTAAAAATCGACCAGTTAGAAAAGCTAAGGCAGGCCCCGAAAAACAAATTTCAAAAAGCTATGATAGAAACTTTTTATGATACTGGTGTCAGAGCTTCAGAATTTTTAAACATAAAACTACTTGATATTAACTGGGCAAATAGGGAGATTTTAATTACAAATGGGAAAGGAAAGAGGCAGCGGGTAGTATTATTTACAGAATACTGCAAGGAACTTTTAAAAGACTACCTAAATGATAGAGAAGATCATAGCCCTTATTTATTTATAAATACACTAGGAGAACCCCTCGGTTATCATATTTTAACGTATAATTTCTTAGAATTCACTGAGTTTTGTAGTTTTAAAGTAACTCCGTTAATATTAAGACATACCTTTGCATCTCACTTATTACTAAAAGGAATGCCAATTAGAGCAATACAATCTTTATTAGGGCACGAAAAAATTGAGAATACGGAGGTATACACAAGATTGCTTTAG
- a CDS encoding tyrosine-type recombinase/integrase — protein MTQIWQVQNNQVPERVRHTIHEFLKEMKSADREFESIKKYGQLLERFFVATPKDFEHLTSNDVIDWLNSLGDIKEATFNQYLSKFTMFFKFCEDEGYIEKVLVKKRWRAKVPKPVPKHIDPINLAKYRLTVENESLRDQAIIELLISSGARNKEICGLDIKDIDLENCKAKVLAKGNKLQTKKFSDQCRVILEKYLKVHPGNSFALFVNRNGNRITTNNVRDVVKKHWKKAELYERVYPHRFRHSFATNLLIEGKDLSAIRDALGHAFVSTTIIYTNYPSIELRKLYRKYKG, from the coding sequence ATGACACAGATCTGGCAAGTACAAAACAACCAGGTTCCAGAAAGGGTGAGACATACAATACATGAATTCTTGAAGGAAATGAAATCTGCTGATAGAGAGTTTGAAAGTATAAAAAAATATGGACAACTATTAGAGAGATTCTTTGTTGCCACCCCCAAAGACTTTGAACACCTTACTTCTAATGATGTGATAGACTGGCTAAATAGTCTAGGTGATATAAAAGAAGCGACATTCAATCAATATTTATCCAAATTTACAATGTTCTTTAAATTTTGTGAGGATGAAGGATATATTGAAAAAGTTTTAGTTAAAAAACGCTGGCGAGCTAAAGTGCCAAAACCTGTTCCAAAGCATATTGATCCAATAAACTTAGCTAAATATAGACTTACGGTAGAGAATGAAAGTTTAAGAGATCAGGCAATTATAGAACTATTAATTTCATCGGGGGCTAGAAACAAAGAAATATGTGGTTTAGATATCAAAGATATAGACTTAGAAAATTGTAAAGCAAAAGTACTTGCAAAGGGAAACAAATTACAAACAAAGAAATTTTCTGATCAATGTCGAGTTATTCTAGAAAAATATCTAAAGGTTCATCCAGGTAATAGTTTCGCTTTATTTGTTAATAGAAATGGAAATAGAATAACCACCAATAATGTGAGAGATGTAGTAAAAAAGCATTGGAAAAAAGCAGAGCTATATGAGCGAGTGTATCCTCACAGATTTCGGCATAGTTTTGCTACCAACTTGTTAATAGAAGGAAAAGATTTATCGGCTATACGAGATGCCCTCGGACATGCCTTTGTCAGTACTACAATTATTTATACTAATTACCCATCGATAGAATTAAGAAAACTGTATAGAAAATATAAAGGTTAG
- a CDS encoding tyrosine-type recombinase/integrase, giving the protein MKKTTQETIDRFFEENNQISSSSTERVYYIALQQFFDYCQKKFNTVKKADVRDWVLHLEEVTGLEKTSINQKISALRSFYSYCDEEDFVPVNPAKTIKLKKIDSSEEPKHLTVAQVAELMEISKESKRERCIVQTLYVTGVRISELLNIRLSDIYWDSGQIFITKAKNHTQRYVFFSIDCRERLKNYLANRTVESSYLFCNRWGTPLSSEWVRRCLNRYSEFLGYKITPHMLRHSFAMHLADKDLEDYYLQKLLGHANINSTKIYTDSDEEEDRKDYERTE; this is encoded by the coding sequence ATGAAAAAAACTACGCAAGAAACAATAGATAGATTTTTTGAAGAGAATAATCAAATCTCTAGTAGCTCAACTGAAAGGGTGTACTATATTGCACTGCAACAGTTCTTTGATTATTGCCAAAAAAAATTTAATACAGTAAAGAAAGCTGATGTGAGAGATTGGGTGCTACATTTAGAGGAAGTGACAGGGTTAGAAAAGACTAGCATTAATCAAAAGATCTCAGCACTCAGATCATTTTACAGCTATTGTGATGAAGAAGACTTTGTCCCAGTAAATCCTGCTAAGACTATTAAGCTAAAGAAAATTGACTCATCAGAAGAACCTAAACATTTAACAGTAGCTCAAGTAGCTGAGCTTATGGAGATCTCTAAAGAAAGTAAACGAGAAAGATGTATTGTTCAAACACTTTATGTCACAGGAGTTAGAATAAGTGAACTATTAAATATCAGGCTCTCTGATATCTACTGGGACAGTGGTCAAATATTTATCACAAAAGCCAAAAACCATACTCAGAGATATGTATTTTTCAGTATAGATTGTAGGGAAAGATTAAAAAATTATCTGGCAAACAGAACTGTCGAAAGCTCCTATCTTTTTTGCAACAGGTGGGGCACCCCTTTATCTTCTGAATGGGTCAGGAGGTGTTTAAATAGGTACTCTGAATTCCTTGGTTATAAAATTACTCCTCACATGTTAAGACACAGTTTTGCCATGCACTTGGCTGATAAAGATCTAGAAGATTACTACCTACAAAAATTACTCGGTCATGCGAATATTAATTCCACCAAAATTTACACTGATTCTGACGAAGAAGAGGATAGAAAAGACTATGAACGGACTGAATAA
- a CDS encoding tyrosine-type recombinase/integrase, which yields MKKSYWLVEDRRIDATNKTVINDFLVELKSDDKSPNTIDQYRRKLEKLFIEINKPLEDLTKEDVYKWLKGNYFDKEPKTLQHTISVLSSFFNHCREEGWLSPEKKLLKKIWNPRIPKKLPIYYDSTQLSRIRMKLDKIKPRDKAILELLLSCGWRRSELTNLNLEDINLDKKSAKIYKGKGNKPRTVYFSINCRIFLKQYLKERIAREGDDALFLNYRGERISSDGIYKILKSIEKKLDLNLLIRPHTCRHSFATEKLSRGLKLKLISYLLGHNDLNTTMIYIHILTEDMKYEYEKRIDY from the coding sequence ATAAAAAAATCCTACTGGTTAGTTGAAGATAGAAGAATTGATGCTACAAACAAAACTGTCATTAATGATTTTCTAGTAGAGTTAAAATCAGACGATAAGTCACCTAATACTATTGACCAATACAGGCGGAAACTGGAAAAACTTTTTATTGAAATTAATAAACCGCTAGAAGACTTAACAAAAGAAGATGTTTATAAATGGTTAAAAGGAAACTATTTCGATAAAGAACCCAAGACCCTGCAGCATACAATTTCTGTATTGTCTAGTTTCTTCAACCATTGCAGAGAAGAAGGGTGGCTAAGTCCAGAGAAAAAGTTACTCAAAAAAATCTGGAACCCTAGAATCCCTAAGAAATTGCCTATATATTATGATAGCACTCAACTCTCAAGAATCAGAATGAAACTAGACAAAATCAAACCGAGGGATAAAGCAATATTAGAACTGCTCCTTAGTTGTGGTTGGAGAAGAAGTGAACTAACTAACCTTAACCTAGAAGACATCAATTTAGATAAAAAGAGTGCCAAGATTTATAAAGGGAAAGGAAATAAACCCAGGACAGTATATTTTTCAATAAATTGTCGGATCTTCTTAAAGCAATATTTAAAAGAGAGGATAGCACGTGAAGGGGATGACGCACTGTTTTTAAATTATCGAGGTGAAAGAATTTCATCTGATGGAATTTACAAGATTTTAAAATCAATAGAAAAAAAACTAGACTTAAATTTATTAATTAGACCCCATACCTGTCGTCATAGCTTTGCGACTGAAAAGCTATCCAGGGGACTCAAGTTAAAGTTAATCTCTTATTTACTTGGTCATAATGACTTGAATACTACCATGATTTATATCCATATACTGACAGAAGACATGAAGTATGAATATGAAAAACGGATAGATTATTAA
- a CDS encoding right-handed parallel beta-helix repeat-containing protein, with product MKKLSIILPLSMAFVLMMSGVGYANPISNELEVDVTVEEDVEEIDSQEALENAIEKDAKITLDDSFTIEDTIVIDEDNVEIDGNENTLEHAFHKGEIFEITADNVTVEDVTIVQTEEDHAPSEFSVTGENATIRDNTIERHEDSTDDHVPIMIQDVDEVTIKDNDITKGNIGLVVDNPASDDIVVKENTIIEVMDSEGIWAATEIDEEKDAIDAAYELAKSNTIEDYDAEGPVKVVDKAGNDHYSTYLRMDEEVSTTEVTMDQGDSKDVTVNAEVISPELLPDEVGLSHNIIDEGSVIAEVSYDDEIVVDEGAEEVETQANIEAAEDESGDATVEFEFVNLNN from the coding sequence ATGAAGAAGTTATCAATCATTTTACCGTTATCCATGGCATTTGTACTTATGATGTCTGGAGTAGGTTATGCAAATCCAATTTCAAATGAGTTGGAAGTAGATGTTACTGTTGAAGAAGATGTTGAGGAAATTGATTCCCAAGAAGCTCTTGAGAATGCTATTGAAAAAGATGCAAAAATTACTCTAGATGACAGTTTTACCATAGAAGATACTATTGTAATTGATGAGGATAATGTTGAAATTGATGGGAATGAAAATACATTGGAGCATGCATTCCATAAAGGTGAGATTTTTGAAATCACAGCTGATAATGTTACAGTTGAGGATGTTACTATTGTACAAACTGAGGAAGATCATGCACCATCTGAATTCAGCGTAACGGGTGAAAATGCAACGATACGAGATAATACAATCGAAAGACATGAGGACTCTACTGATGATCATGTACCTATTATGATACAAGATGTAGATGAAGTAACAATTAAAGATAATGATATAACAAAAGGTAATATTGGACTTGTTGTAGACAATCCAGCTTCTGATGACATAGTTGTTAAAGAGAATACTATTATAGAGGTAATGGATAGCGAAGGTATTTGGGCTGCAACAGAAATAGATGAAGAAAAAGATGCCATAGATGCCGCTTACGAATTAGCTAAGTCAAATACTATAGAAGATTATGATGCGGAAGGTCCTGTGAAAGTTGTAGATAAAGCTGGAAATGATCATTATAGTACTTATTTGAGAATGGATGAAGAAGTAAGTACTACAGAAGTGACTATGGATCAAGGAGATAGTAAAGATGTCACTGTTAATGCTGAAGTAATTTCACCAGAATTACTGCCAGATGAAGTAGGGTTATCTCATAACATAATAGACGAAGGAAGCGTTATAGCAGAAGTTAGCTATGATGATGAAATAGTAGTTGACGAAGGTGCTGAAGAAGTTGAAACTCAAGCGAATATAGAAGCCGCAGAAGATGAAAGTGGCGATGCCACAGTAGAATTTGAATTTGTTAACCTTAACAATTAA
- a CDS encoding tyrosine-type recombinase/integrase → MLKDKNQRKIDELVSHYRKSREERTLILHKKNLTYFFRFCNKEYYDVERKDIKSYRLAMKNSGLSPRTIKDRLNSLRLFYEYLYKQGKTSKNPTENIENPKIDETLPYYLSFDKLNKLREMAKDNKRDSAVVETLYTTGVRLSELVRIKKKDINWKSKFIFIRDGKGKKERFVKFNTECYYRLKGYLRDRNPKSVYLFTPYNGKKPISKKTIQDMFHNYSDRLGFQVNARTLRHTFAAHLAIQGMPLECIQLLLGHDKRENTKVYTKLYHEARKEVYDKYII, encoded by the coding sequence TTGTTAAAAGACAAAAACCAAAGAAAGATAGATGAGCTCGTAAGTCACTACAGAAAATCTAGAGAGGAAAGAACACTAATATTACACAAAAAGAATTTAACCTATTTTTTCAGATTTTGTAATAAAGAGTATTACGATGTAGAAAGAAAAGATATTAAAAGCTACAGACTAGCCATGAAAAACTCAGGGCTATCGCCAAGAACAATTAAAGACAGGCTAAACTCATTAAGACTATTTTATGAATATCTATATAAACAAGGCAAGACTTCAAAAAACCCTACAGAGAACATTGAAAACCCAAAGATTGATGAAACCCTTCCCTACTATTTAAGTTTTGATAAGCTGAATAAACTTCGGGAAATGGCAAAAGATAATAAAAGAGATAGTGCAGTAGTAGAAACCTTATATACTACAGGTGTTAGGTTAAGTGAACTAGTCCGCATTAAAAAAAAGGACATTAACTGGAAAAGTAAGTTTATCTTTATCCGAGATGGAAAAGGAAAAAAAGAAAGGTTTGTTAAGTTTAACACCGAGTGTTATTATCGGCTAAAGGGCTATTTAAGGGATAGAAACCCTAAAAGCGTTTATCTTTTCACCCCATACAATGGGAAAAAACCTATTAGCAAAAAGACAATCCAAGACATGTTTCATAACTACAGTGATAGGCTCGGCTTTCAAGTTAATGCAAGGACGCTACGCCATACCTTTGCTGCACATCTTGCTATACAAGGAATGCCCCTAGAATGTATTCAATTGTTACTCGGACACGATAAACGGGAAAACACCAAGGTATATACAAAGCTTTATCATGAAGCGAGAAAAGAAGTATATGATAAATACATCATTTAA
- a CDS encoding tyrosine-type recombinase/integrase, which translates to MTKDWEITTKAISSKNREIVNDYISELSSINKSKETIKLYRNVLKRVFLINPKDLTKWSSKDILYCIDKLSEEKQENTESTYITVISAFLKFCKNEEYITDLNVKPEWRPKLTDSLPRYLEENELVKARIQSEKEKLRDRLLFEFFVSSGARCCEAYSLNIQNLDLKKRTAKVIGKGKKIRFIYFNEVSYMLFKKYLKNRHQSKGAVFLSQSKKRLSTRRMQVIIKNIGKKANLSSKLTPHRLRHTFATDLLNKGAEMSYIGDQLGHTNLNVTGVYARLLLGSIDDEYKRCME; encoded by the coding sequence ATGACTAAAGACTGGGAAATCACCACAAAAGCTATAAGCTCGAAGAACCGTGAAATAGTAAATGACTACATCTCAGAGCTTTCTTCTATCAACAAAAGTAAAGAAACTATCAAACTTTATAGAAATGTCTTAAAACGAGTCTTTCTAATTAACCCAAAAGACCTTACAAAATGGAGCTCGAAAGATATTTTATACTGTATTGATAAACTATCTGAAGAAAAACAAGAAAATACAGAAAGCACTTATATTACAGTCATCTCAGCATTTTTAAAATTTTGTAAGAATGAAGAATACATAACTGACCTGAATGTAAAACCTGAATGGCGTCCCAAACTTACAGACTCGCTCCCTAGATATTTAGAGGAAAATGAACTAGTTAAAGCAAGGATTCAATCAGAAAAGGAAAAATTAAGAGATCGCTTACTTTTTGAGTTTTTTGTAAGTTCAGGGGCGAGGTGTTGTGAAGCTTACAGCTTAAATATCCAAAATCTTGATTTGAAAAAAAGAACCGCCAAAGTTATAGGAAAGGGTAAAAAAATCAGATTTATCTACTTTAATGAAGTCTCTTACATGTTATTTAAGAAGTATTTAAAAAATCGCCATCAAAGTAAAGGAGCAGTTTTTCTAAGTCAAAGTAAAAAAAGGCTTTCAACCAGGAGGATGCAAGTAATAATTAAAAATATCGGCAAAAAAGCAAATCTATCTTCTAAACTTACGCCCCACAGGCTGAGACATACCTTTGCTACTGACCTTTTAAATAAAGGGGCAGAAATGAGTTATATCGGTGACCAATTAGGTCACACCAACTTAAATGTCACAGGTGTTTATGCGAGACTACTTCTTGGAAGCATTGACGATGAATACAAAAGATGTATGGAGTGA